The genomic interval CGCGTGGACGAGGCGGAAACCCTCCTCAGGAAGCGGCTGGCTGCAGGCCGTCTCTATCTGGCCCGGCACCTTGCGAACCTGCTGGCCGATGAGCGTGATGATCGGGTCGAGGCGGAGTACTGGTACCGCAAAGCGGTCGAAGACGGCGACCCCAAGACCCTCAACGACCTGGCTCTGCTGCTCGAAGAGATCCCCGGCCGCGTCGATGAAGCCGTGCAGCTCCTCACTCGCGCCTACCTAGAAGGCGACAGACTGGCCGCGGGCAACCTCGGCCGATTGTTCTGGAGACAGGAGCACCTGGCTGAGGCACTCCGCTGGCTGCGTATCGCAGTGTCTGACGGCCAACACGAACTCACCGCAGTCCTGGCCGAACTCCTCGATGAGACGGGAGAACACACCGCGGCCGCTAGCCAGTGGCAGGAAGCAATCAGGCTCGGCTTGTCCGGAGCGCGCACCGGATACGCACGCCACCTCAGCGCCGGAGATAGATCCCCGCGCGTGGTGGAAGCCGCATTCCATATTGCCCTCGAAGCAGATGACGAAGATGCGTCCTATCGCTACGCAGCCTGGCTCGAAGAAGAACACCGCCTGCCCGAAGCACTGCGCTATTACCAGGCAGCGTTGGTTGCGGGAGACACCGATGCGGCACTGCGCTGTGCCTACGTAGCCACCGACCTGGAGCAGTATCCCGAGGCTGAGGCGTACTGCCATCAGGGGATTGCCTTGGGAGACCCAGAGTGCGCCCTGTTCTTGGTCTACCTACTGTGCGACCTCAAGCGTACTGGCGAGACTCCTCCTTTGATCGACATCGCTGCGCGGTTGGGCGCTGACCCCCAGGATGTGGCAAAGGCAAGAATGACCAGTGCCTGCGAATCGGGGACAGCGCCAGACGGCCTGCCGCAGGGACCCACCGTCCGAAACAGCTCGTGAGGAAGCTCCCGTGCCTCCCGTTTCCGCCAAGAGCATGTGCCGCAGAGCGGCGACAGCGAAATCCCGCCTCGGCTGCATGGACTTGACCGCCCTAGACCGAACGAGCATTAACGGCGGGCAAGAAAGAGTCGGTGCCGAGTCCGCGGAATCGACCGGAAATGGGGTGCTGGATCAATCCACAGGGGAAATCTTCCCTTTGGTCAGCAGAGGCGTTGCCTTGGGTGCCGTAGCGTGTGCAACATCCAATCAACTGAGCTGCTGGCTGCTTCTTGGTGCTGCTGGATATGCCCCGCCCCTCGGTCATCTGAGGGGCGGGGCATGGTGCGTTTTCCCTCTGTTCGTGGTGCAGTACAGTGGATCTCCCGTGGGGCTTTTGAGATAAAAAATGCGAAAAGCTCCAATCAAGGAGGTGTGGTGCTGATGTCGGTGCCTACTGGAGTCGGCGTGAGCGATGACAGAGAGTGGGTCATCCAGAACGCAAAGGGCAAGCAGTTCTCCTACGACTCGGCAGCCGAAGCCGTCGCTGAGCTGCCGGAGTATGGCGAGGGCGCCGTCGTCCTCACCCGAAGCGTCGTACGGGGACTGTTCGTGACGAAGCCCTACGAGGACTGGCAGCAGGTCGCCCCTCCGGACAGTCGCGACGCCGAGCAGTGACTCAGCCCGACGATTTCACGGTGCCACGGAGCTGCGGTCGGCCCAGCGAAGACACCTGGACAGGTTGGTTTTGGGGGCGAACGCGATGAACGTCCCGTCGCTGGAAGCGCAGCCCAGCCCCTGCGCGTACTGGAAGCGGCGCCCGGAGTTGACCCGGCCCATGTGGACCTTCTTCCCCCGGCGGACCGCCTCCGCGACGAGTGTGGCGGCTGCCTGGCCGAGCTTCCATGTGGTGCTGCCCGCCAAGAACAGCACATCGAAGTCGTCCCTGGGCAGTGGCGTATCCTCGGCACCGTCCTGCGCGGCGAACGCGGCGGGGTAACCGAGCGCACGGATGCGAGGCAGCCACGGCAGCGACTCGGCCAGGGTGGCTTCAGCGTCCATGGGAACGTCCGGGGCGACCGCGAACAGACACCACTGGGCGCGGTCCGCATGCCGCTCCAGCCAGCCCAGCCACTTGTCGTAGCCGGGCCAGCCCTTCCCGAAGCGCCCGTTGTCGGCAGCCCACACCACCCCGGGCGGGAGCCGGTTGCCCTGCCGGGGAGTGTTCATCCACCCCAGGAGGCCGGCGGCCATCGCCTCCCGGACGGCCGGGCTGGAAGGGGTGCTCAGGTACAGCACCAGGCGCCTGCGCTCATGAGCGTGACACCCAGTTCCGTGCCAGGCGGCGCACCCGACCCGCACGCGGGCCCACGCTGCGGCAGAGCAGCACCAGCAGCACGGGAACGGCGACAGCCCACGCCTTGCCGGTCATCTGCCCCGGCACAGCGGCCCAGACGGGGAACCCGGCAATCGTGAGGAACACGAGGGTGTCGAGGAATGCGCCGAGGAGGGTAGCGGGGACCACTGCCCGCACCCAGCCGCGTCGCCGCAGCGGGGTGTACAGGCTCATGTCCGCGCTCTCGGCGACGAGCACGGACGCCGCGCTCGCGAACGCCAGGGCAGGTGGGGCGACCAGGGCGGACAGCAGAGAGCCGATGAGGACCGCTG from Streptomyces sp. NBC_00237 carries:
- a CDS encoding VUT family protein, with protein sequence MTLPAHHPQSWQNTYPTPPPVFPVGRTLGWLAAYAGALVGANALTASYGMIPVGFGQTATAGTVLAGVALMVRNTLQDLLGRRGVMTAVLIGSLLSALVAPPALAFASAASVLVAESADMSLYTPLRRRGWVRAVVPATLLGAFLDTLVFLTIAGFPVWAAVPGQMTGKAWAVAVPVLLVLLCRSVGPRAGRVRRLARNWVSRS